Part of the Dermatophilus congolensis genome is shown below.
ACCGCTTCCAGGCCTTCCAGGACGGTGATGGCGCTGGCATCGTAGGCAATGGATGTGTTTTCAGATGCAGGAAACGCCTCTGCACCGGTCACGGGTTCAGAGCTCGAGTCGGTCACAGGACTCCTCGGTACGCAGGCCGCTGGGGCGCGGGATCAGAACAGCTGACCACAGAGAAGCACGCATGAATGCTGCCCTCTCATACACGGTCGAGCATTCAGTCTACCTTCACTCCACAGCGAATATCGCAATGGGGCTCTCCTCAAGCCCTTGAGTCGCATTGAAACCCGAGACATGTGGGTGGGTATGCAGAAGATCTTTGCGGACCAGAGATCGGCTCAGGTCGCTTTAGTGAGTTCTTTGTGGGAACTTTATGGGGTGACGTGCCTTTTCGACTAGCCGTAAGTATCTCGAGGCCCTGGGCCCCGACTACGCCTTGGTCCTCGTTTCCAGGACGGCGCACTGGGCCCTGTTACCCGAATATTGGTGACTACTCCGTTACCTATCGCGTCATCAATGCGGGCCTGCAGTTGCGGAATCATGTAAGTCAACTGCGTAGCCCACGCTGTTGATTCAGCGCGTACTACCAAAATTCCTTCTTCAAAACTCACCGGTACTGAATGTCGAGCAATATCGAGTCCAGCTACTGCTGGCCAGCTCCCCATAACCGACGCTGCGGAGACATCTTTGCGCCATCCGCGTGTTTCTATTAATCGGCCGAGTTCATCACCGAGAAGCTGTGGGTCTCGTCGATCGGGGCCAGCGGAGCTGGTTAATGGCTCGCTGTTTCTTCTTCGACGTTTCCGTGGAAGCATGCCAGGCCGAAGTCCTGCTTCACGGGCTGTATTTCGTGCGCGTGCCAGAGCTGCACGCGCGGCATCATCGCGCAGCGCGGAGTCTTCACATAAATCGGGTGTGGGAGGTGTAGGCGCATGTTGATATGCACCTACACCTAGGAAAGATGAAACTTGACGAAAATATTTTTTCTCATTCATCTCGCACATTTCCGGCGAAGATATTAAGTGTCTTTCCCTGCAGTAGAGGAGGAAGATCCTCCTCTACTGCAGCGGTAATTAAAACTTGTTCAGCATCTTCGATCAGCTCCGCTAAACGTGCACGACGACGAGCGTCAAGCTCAGCAAAAACATCATCAAGAATCAGAACAGGATCTTCTCCGAGGTCATGGCGAAGAAGATGATACGAAGCAAGCTTCAACGCGAGGGCAAAAGACCAAGTTTCTCCGTGCGAGGCATATCCCTTTGCAGGCATCTCCCCAAGAGAAAGCTCTACTTCATCTCGATGCGGCCCAAACAGGGTTACTCCCCGTGCGAACTCAGCTTGATGAGATCCTTGCAAGGATTCAAAGAGGGCCTGTTGTAAATCTTCTACATCAGGAGTCTCGTTAGAATTAATGAGGGAAGAAACTTTAAGAGAGTGTTCTAAGGTAAGACTTGTTCTATACGTAGCACGCGCGAAAAAGTTTTCTGTTTCGTCTTCAGAAATTGAAGAATAAGCGTCCTTCAAACGGGGAGAAAGATCATGAAGAAGCCTGAGACGCGCATACATAAGTCGCCCACCTAACCCCGCAAGCTGGTCATCCCATATAGATAAAGTCGACTCAAAATAAGGATCTTTTGGATAGCTAGTTTTTTTGCCACCTCCACCAAGGGACACAGCTTTCTTCAATAAAGCATTACGCTGCTTCAAAGCTCGAGCGTAGTCTCCTTGAACTGACGCCCATTTGGGCTGCCGCGCAACAAGAAGCGTATCTAGAAAATCACGTCTTCCAGATGGATCACCTTTAATAATCGATAGATCCTCTGGGGCGAATAAAACGGTCCTTACGTTACCCAGAATGTCTCTAGGACGCGAAACTTGAGTTCTATTAATCCCAGCTTTATTTGCGCGACCAGGAATAATGTCAACCTCAACAGTGGTACTGCGCCCTCTTTTACTAACAGCTGCCCTGATGACGCTATGATCTGCGCCGAATCGAACAAGTGGACCGTCACTGGCGACTCTATGTGATCGAAGAGTTGCGAGGTATCCGATAGCTTCGACTAGATTTGTCTTACCTTGACCATTGGGGCCAACGAGAAACGTGACTCCTGGCTCGAGGGAAACATCTGTGGAGATGTAGTTACGAAAGTCTGCAACCCATAGATGTGTGACGTGCATAATCCACTTTCTTATGAGTTTTACTATCGGAATATTGTTACAAAATAAATTAAATGGTGGAGAGGATCCCCCTCCCCACCATTTAATAAAGATCAGTTAGTAAAACGCACTGGCATGAGTACATATCGGTACGAAGAGTCACAGTCACCATCTGCTTCTCTTTGACCGCTGAGAACTGCTGGCTTACCAGGCTGAGTGAAAGCAAGTCTGGTAAAGGGAGATGAAACAGCGTTAAGCCCATCGATCAGGTAAGTCGGGTTGAAGGCAATTTCGATGTCAGGCCCAACTAACTGACACTCAACCGCTTCGCTAGCCTGTGCATCCTCTCCTGTCCCCGCATCGATGCTCACTTGTCCATCAACGAATCGAAGACGAACGGGTGTGTTTCGTTCTGCAACAATGGAGACTCGCTTGACAGCTTCGATAAGCACTTGAGTATCCACAATTGCTTCGGTATCGACGCTATTAGGGAAAATCGCTGAAACTTTGGGATAGTCGCCATCGAGAAGGCGACTAGTTGTGCGACGTTGCCCTGCATCAAAGCCAATAAGGCCGTCACCTCCAGCTGCTTCCCCAAGGGCAACCGAAACCGAGCCAGATGCCCCTAGAGATTTTGCTGTGTCGGAGAGCGTCCGAGCAGGAACAAGAACAACGGCGTTAATGTCCTCATCATCAGGACGCCAAGTCAGCTCACGCATGGCCAAGCGATAACGATCTGTAGCCAACAATGTCATGCGCTCACCGTCGACCTCCATGCGAACACCCGTAAGAATGGGAAGCGTATCTGAACGATCAGCAGCAACACTGACCTGGGCTACTGCATGAGTGAAGACATCACCAGGAATGTGACCGCTCGGCTCAGGAGATACCGGGAGTGTGGGATATTCTTCCACGGGCATTTTTAGCAAGGAAAAACGACTAGATCCACAAGCGACAGAAACTTTATTTCCGTCAGTAGTCACATCGACGGGTTTTCCTGGAAGTGTTTTTGAAATATCTGAAAGCATCCGCCCTAAAACTAATGCTCGGCCTGGTTCGTGCACATCTGCCTCAACAGTTATACGTGCAGATACTTCGTAATCGAACGCAGATAAAGTCAATGACCCGTCAGCGTCAGCTTCGAGAAGAATTCCGGCTAGAACCGGCGTAGGTGGACGATTAGGCAGGCCACGAGCTACCCAAGTGACTGCTTCAGTCAGCACGTCGCGCTCTACACGGAATCTCACAGTCACCGCTCCTCAAACTCAACACAGCGCGTGGGGCCACATCAATGAATCCACTTCGGTGGCCATGGTCGTTTCGGTTTCAGGCTTTCGGCTCGAAACGGTTTGACACATCGATGCTAACCACCTTGGAGCCTGCTCTTCTCCCAAAGTGGCCCAAATTTTGGAACTTTACCTAGTCGGGCCACCTACCTCGAGGTGCTTCCGTACGCAGTCGCGCATAGCTAGAGGTATAGATTCATCGTCTTAATAAGCCCTGTGGATTTTGTGGATTTCCTCGATATGACCAGTTCAAGGGCCCTTAAGGGTTGGGGATTTTGTCTGTGGATTTTTAGTGGATGACCTATACGACCCTGTGGAAACTCTCACTGCATCCACACTGCATCCACAGTCTTGTATCTATCTTTCCTCATGCAATACGCACTTCTCCCCAGGGTTACCCACTGATTTATCCACAGGGAAGAGCAAGGAATCTTCACAAGATATCCCCAATCTTGTCCCCAGTTGTGGATCCAACAAGGCAGGTCAAGGGCTAATTAGATCCGCAGTGGATTACGAAAACGATTACCCTCCTGACTTATGAACAAGTATGTGGATAAGTCAGGAGGGTCCCCTTGCAGTGGAGAATAGCAACTCTTCAACCCCTAAAATCCGACCCAAAAAGGATGAAAAATATTTGAAGAGTCAGTGTGGTGGTGTCTGTTTTTCGCGCGTGTCGCTGCCTACGTGCCAGTGAGGCATTGCGAGGGGGGGTTGGGAGATGACGTCATCTCCCAACCCCCCCTCGCAGGTGAAACTAAGTCGTCTAAGTGGACTGTTGAGATCGGATACGCGTGGTTAGCTCTGTTACCTGGTTATAAACAGAGCGCCGCTCTGCCATGAGCTGCCGGATCTTCTTGTCTGCATGCATGACAGTTGTGTGGTCACGCCCACCGAACTGCTGGCCAATTTTGGGTAGAGAGAGCTCAGTCAGTTCACGGCATAGGTACATAGCAATTTGACGAGCATTGACGAGAGTGCGTGACCTAGAGGCGCTGCACAGATCATCAATAGTGAGGTCAAAGTACCCAGCTGTTTGCGCCATGATTGTCGCAGCTGTGATCTGACTAATTTGTTGATCAGGCATGAGATCACGCAAAACAATTTCTGCTAGCCCGAGATCCACTTCTTGTCTATTTAAGCTGGCGAAAGCAGTTACGCGTATGAGCGCTCCTTCTAGCTCACGAATGTTGCTAGATATCCGACTCGCAATGAATTCAAGAACTTCGTCAGGAACTTTTAATTGCTCCTGACGTGCTTTTTTTGAAAGAATCGCGATTCGCGTTTCTAAATCTGGCGGTTGGACATCAGTAAGTAAGCCCATTTCGAACCGAGACCGCATGCGCTCTTCGAAGCCAGAGAGCTGCTTTGGTGGAACATCGGAAGTGATAACTACTTGCTTATTGGCATTATGTAAAGTGTTAAAAGTGTGGAAAAACTCTTCCTGAGTTTGCATTTTTCCTGACAGGAACTGAATATCGTCAATAAGTAGAATATCAGTTTCGCGATAGCGGCGCTGAAAGCTGCTAGCGCGATCATCGCGGATTGAGTTGATAAAATCATTTGTGAATTCTTCAGAGTTCACATATTTAACTCGAACTTTTGGGTAGAGATTCTGTGCGTAGTGGCCTATCGCATGCAGCAGGTGTGTCTTGCCTAGACCTGAATCGCCATAGATAAAAAGCGGGTTATAAGCTCGAGCTGGGGCCTCAGCGACAGCCACTGCGGCCGCATGAGCAAAACGGTTACTAGAGCCAATCACGAATGTGTCGAAGGTGTATTTAGGATTGAGATGGTCGCCACCTGAATCATTTGTTGTTTGATTCTTGGTGTTACCTCCTGCTGGTTTACGTGGCCTGTCTGGTCCAGAATCGTGATGAGCAGTTTCCGTGGAAACAGTATCCGCCACCCCCCCAAAGCGTTCTTGAGCGGCAGCAGAAGTTACGGGAAGCGAATTGTCTCCGCTGGTCTTGCTTGAGGAATGGATATCTTCAATTTTCCAACTGTCGTTTTCGCTGTACATATCAAGAGTTGGCTGACTCGATTCCTCGATAGCTCCACGAATAGAGGAATCTACTGTTACTGCGAGGCGAATATCACGGCCAGTTTCCCGCGCTAGGGATTCCGTAAGAGACTCGCGAACGCGTGTCTCCACAATGTCTTTAGTGAATTCATCAGGTACAGCAATGATTGCGGTTGAGTCGAGAATTCCAACCAGCGCACATTGTGCGACGAAAGCTCGTTGCGGAGCAGGGATGCCTGCTTCCTGCAGAGAGTGCAGCGTCGCCGTCCAGATCCGGCTGGTGTCGCTTTGTTTTTCCGACACGTTGTGCCCTCCTGCTGAGTATGTAATGCGGTGATAAGTCCTAGGACACGTTAGGTGTCCACTGCGCGAGCATCTTGTGGGAAACCCTGTGTGTACCTGCCCGCGCAGGGCATCAATTTTCTCGAGAAGTTTTATTGAAACATGCAGGCTACAGTGCTGCCCAGGCTGTTTCCACAGCTGTGGAAACAGCCTGGGGGTACAGGATACGGGATATCCACAGGCTACTAGTGCTCGACCATTGACAAAGTCAATTAAGGTCATGAAACCTGCTGCTTAGGTGGGTATTTGACGAAGTATTAAGGGCAGTGCATGCATGTGGATGCCCTGTGGGAATCTCTCTCGCTTAGGTTTTCGGGTCACTTGGCCGGTGGAAAATAGACAGCGAGTCGTGCTGGCTAGTCGTAAGCAGAATCTGTCAATCGGGTCGGCGGATAGGTTTGCGTTCAAATGCACGAACTCATCGGCCGCTGGGTGAACTGCCAGATGAGGTAGCTGTATTCGCTGTGGTTCGAGTAAGTTAGCCCAGCAAGTTTGACCTCTATTTCCTATTTCACGTAACGTGGTGTGTCAGTCGGTTTCGACGGGCGGTTTCGTGTGCCCGTCTCCAAGCTGTGGTAGTCAAGACGTAACGTGCGCAGAAGTCATGAGTTTCTCTCGCGCGTAGTGACTAGAATGAGAGTGGAGACGGACCTTCGATCCCGACCGTCGGCGGCGAGGCTTTCTCAATCGTTCGAGATTTGCGTCGCGTCATGGTCGAGCCGACTTAACCGACTCGTCGACGAGACCCAACGGAGTTCAACGTGAGCAAGCGCACTTTTCAGCCCAACAACCGTCGTCGCGCTAAAAAGCACGGCTTCCGCAGTCGTATGGCCACTCGTGCTGGCCGCGCTATTCTTGCCTGCCGTCGCCGTAAAGGCCGCGCCAGCATTTCCGCCTGAATCTTCCGGGCAGGATCGTGCTCTCCGCATGTAACCGGCTATGTGAACCTACAGATTTTCACGTAGCGGTAAAAGGCAAGAGAGCAGGTGGAAAACTGCTTGTTATTCATGTTGCTCAGCCTGAGGGCAGACGAAGCCGACCCCCGCGGGTCGGCTTCGTTGTGTCGAAAGCGGTGGGCATTGCTGTTGTGCGAAACAGAGTAAAGCGCCGTCTACGCCATTCTTTGCGTGCACGTATTCCTTCTCTCCCCCAAGGTGTCGACCTCGTCGTTCGAGCTAACCCTGCGTCCGCGCAAGTAGACTTTCTACGCCTTGAGACTGAGCTAGAAC
Proteins encoded:
- the dnaA gene encoding chromosomal replication initiator protein DnaA, yielding MSEKQSDTSRIWTATLHSLQEAGIPAPQRAFVAQCALVGILDSTAIIAVPDEFTKDIVETRVRESLTESLARETGRDIRLAVTVDSSIRGAIEESSQPTLDMYSENDSWKIEDIHSSSKTSGDNSLPVTSAAAQERFGGVADTVSTETAHHDSGPDRPRKPAGGNTKNQTTNDSGGDHLNPKYTFDTFVIGSSNRFAHAAAVAVAEAPARAYNPLFIYGDSGLGKTHLLHAIGHYAQNLYPKVRVKYVNSEEFTNDFINSIRDDRASSFQRRYRETDILLIDDIQFLSGKMQTQEEFFHTFNTLHNANKQVVITSDVPPKQLSGFEERMRSRFEMGLLTDVQPPDLETRIAILSKKARQEQLKVPDEVLEFIASRISSNIRELEGALIRVTAFASLNRQEVDLGLAEIVLRDLMPDQQISQITAATIMAQTAGYFDLTIDDLCSASRSRTLVNARQIAMYLCRELTELSLPKIGQQFGGRDHTTVMHADKKIRQLMAERRSVYNQVTELTTRIRSQQST
- a CDS encoding DUF721 domain-containing protein, with amino-acid sequence MCEMNEKKYFRQVSSFLGVGAYQHAPTPPTPDLCEDSALRDDAARAALARARNTAREAGLRPGMLPRKRRRRNSEPLTSSAGPDRRDPQLLGDELGRLIETRGWRKDVSAASVMGSWPAVAGLDIARHSVPVSFEEGILVVRAESTAWATQLTYMIPQLQARIDDAIGNGVVTNIRVTGPSAPSWKRGPRRSRGPGPRDTYG
- the recF gene encoding DNA replication/repair protein RecF (All proteins in this family for which functions are known are DNA-binding proteins that assist the filamentation of RecA onto DNA for the initiation of recombination or recombinational repair.), translated to MHVTHLWVADFRNYISTDVSLEPGVTFLVGPNGQGKTNLVEAIGYLATLRSHRVASDGPLVRFGADHSVIRAAVSKRGRSTTVEVDIIPGRANKAGINRTQVSRPRDILGNVRTVLFAPEDLSIIKGDPSGRRDFLDTLLVARQPKWASVQGDYARALKQRNALLKKAVSLGGGGKKTSYPKDPYFESTLSIWDDQLAGLGGRLMYARLRLLHDLSPRLKDAYSSISEDETENFFARATYRTSLTLEHSLKVSSLINSNETPDVEDLQQALFESLQGSHQAEFARGVTLFGPHRDEVELSLGEMPAKGYASHGETWSFALALKLASYHLLRHDLGEDPVLILDDVFAELDARRRARLAELIEDAEQVLITAAVEEDLPPLLQGKTLNIFAGNVRDE
- the dnaN gene encoding DNA polymerase III subunit beta, which translates into the protein MRFRVERDVLTEAVTWVARGLPNRPPTPVLAGILLEADADGSLTLSAFDYEVSARITVEADVHEPGRALVLGRMLSDISKTLPGKPVDVTTDGNKVSVACGSSRFSLLKMPVEEYPTLPVSPEPSGHIPGDVFTHAVAQVSVAADRSDTLPILTGVRMEVDGERMTLLATDRYRLAMRELTWRPDDEDINAVVLVPARTLSDTAKSLGASGSVSVALGEAAGGDGLIGFDAGQRRTTSRLLDGDYPKVSAIFPNSVDTEAIVDTQVLIEAVKRVSIVAERNTPVRLRFVDGQVSIDAGTGEDAQASEAVECQLVGPDIEIAFNPTYLIDGLNAVSSPFTRLAFTQPGKPAVLSGQREADGDCDSSYRYVLMPVRFTN
- the rnpA gene encoding ribonuclease P protein component, which translates into the protein MLSACNRLCEPTDFHVAVKGKRAGGKLLVIHVAQPEGRRSRPPRVGFVVSKAVGIAVVRNRVKRRLRHSLRARIPSLPQGVDLVVRANPASAQVDFLRLETELERLLTRVMKDLNEVSVGHKKSVMGRSV
- the rpmH gene encoding 50S ribosomal protein L34 yields the protein MSKRTFQPNNRRRAKKHGFRSRMATRAGRAILACRRRKGRASISA